A genomic segment from Gossypium hirsutum isolate 1008001.06 chromosome D04, Gossypium_hirsutum_v2.1, whole genome shotgun sequence encodes:
- the LOC107899525 gene encoding lactosylceramide 4-alpha-galactosyltransferase yields MTTTKIFVCPVVIPAKSPVAFMFLFALLMFLMLTDSIVSNISLESAAFTQKQDSQSLQTLTVTRNIKSDVVLPLSLTVSTKNNIVDGDSEHQNSLASSLGAREKRGIGKFRRKLPEHEILKSDELTKKFHGRVLEFFNRGCELHFFMTWISKVGSFGRREIMAAESVFKAHPNGCLMILSRTMDSVQGYRILKPLLDRGFKVIAVAPDFPFLVKNTPAEAWLDDMKSGKKDPGVIPLAQNLSNLMRLVVLYKYGGVYLDTDFIVMRSFKGLKSTIGAQSIDVVSKNWTRLNNAVLVFDMKHPLVLKFIEEFALTFDGNKWGHNGPYMVSRVVRRVEGRPGYNFTILPPMAFYPVDWIKIGGLFKMPKDRAGSRWIESKVQQLKRQTYGVHLWNKQSSKLVVEEGSVMERLMAQNCVLCTRIYSS; encoded by the coding sequence ATGACGACAACCAAAATTTTCGTCTGCCCGGTTGTTATTCCAGCTAAATCCCCTGTTGCTTTTATGTTCTTATTTGCTCTTCTGATGTTTCTTATGTTAACAGATAGTATCGTTTCTAATATTTCGCTGGAATCGGCTGCCTTCACTCAAAAACAAGATTCCCAATCGTTGCAGACTCTAACAGTTACAAGAAATATCAAGTCCGATGTTGTTCTTCCTCTGTCACTGACTGTTTCCACGAAAAACAACATCGTTGATGGTGATAGTGAACATCAGAATTCTCTAGCTTCTTCCTTGGGTGCTAGAGAAAAACGTGGAATTGGGAAATTCAGGAGAAAACTGCCAGAACATGAGATTTTGAAGTCAGACGAGTTGACAAAGAAGTTCCATGGCCGAGTTCTTGAATTCTTCAATCGTGGGTGCGAGCTTCACTTCTTCATGACATGGATTTCAAAGGTAGGGTCCTTTGGGAGAAGGGAAATCATGGCTGCTGAAAGCGTTTTCAAAGCCCACCCTAATGGTTGCTTGATGATTCTATCGAGAACCATGGACTCAGTACAAGGTTACAGGATCCTTAAACCGTTGCTTGATCGTGGGTTCAAAGTTATAGCAGTGGCACCGGACTTTCCATTTCTGGTCAAGAATACACCTGCTGAAGCTTGGCTTGATGATATGAAGAGTGGGAAAAAGGACCCTGGTGTGATTCCGTTGGCTCAGAATCTATCTAATTTGATGAGGCTTGTAGTGTTATACAAGTACGGAGGTGTTTACTTGGATACGGATTTCATAGTGATGAGGAGTTTTAAAGGGTTGAAGAGCACAATTGGAGCACAAAGCATTGATGTGGTGTCTAAGAACTGGACAAGATTGAACAATGCAGTACTGGTCTTTGATATGAAACATCCACTTGTACTCAAGTTCATTGAGGAATTTGCTTTGACTTTTGATGGGAACAAATGGGGACATAATGGGCCCTATATGGTTTCAAGGGTAGTTCGCAGAGTAGAAGGCAGACCTGGTTATAATTTTACAATCTTACCACCTATGGCTTTTTATCCTGTTGATTGGATTAAAATAGGAGGTCTGTTTAAGATGCCTAAAGACAGGGCAGGCTCGAGATGGATAGAGTCTAAGGTGCAGCAGCTAAAGAGGCAAACATATGGAGTACATCTCTGGAATAAGCAAAGTAGCAAATTAGTGGTTGAAGAGGGAAGTGTAATGGAAAGATTAATGGCACAGAACTGTGTTTTGTGTACACGTATATATAGCTCTTAG